The Leptospira mtsangambouensis sequence TGATGAAGATGACATCGTTTTGGCAGAAGGAAAGAAAAAAATAGAAATCTGGAATCGAATTGGAGTGATGTACCAACAAAGTGCTTTGTTTGGTTCCATGTCCTTATTAGAAAATATTCGACTTCCTTTAGAAGAATTTACAAAACTTCCTTTGGCTATCATGAATGAAATAGCTATGACCAAATTAAAAATGGTTGGGCTTTTCCCTTTTGCTCATCTGTATCCTGCTGAACTTTCGGGCGGTATGAAAAAACGTGCAGCCATTGCCCGTGCTATGGCAATGGATCCAGAAATTCTTTTTTTGGATGAACCGAGTGCAGGTCTAGATCCTATCACTAGTGTGGAGTTAGACCACCTAATCATTCGTTTGTCGAGAACATTAGGAGTTACTTTTGTGATCGTAACTCATGAACTTCCCTCTGTTTTTACTATGGCAGATCGAGTGATTGTTTTAGACAAAAGCAAAAAAGGAATCATTGCAGAAGGCAAACCGAAAGATTTAAAAGAAAAATCAAAAGACCCTTTTGTAAAACAATTCTTCAATCGTATCCCTCAGGAGAGTTCTCAATTATGAACCAATCGAATAAAATATATTTCAAAGTTGGGGTTTTTGTCCTAGTTAGTTTTTTTACACTGATTTTGTTTTTAATTGTTTTCACTGCTGGGAATATCTTTCAAAGATCAGTTAGCCTTGAGACGTATTTCGATGAATCGGTCCAAGGTTTGGACATTGGTTCTCCAGTGAAACACCGTGGCGTAAAAGTTGGGACAGTCCAAGAGATTACTTTTGTTCAAAATGAATATTCGGATAAACTCACAGAAGATACAGAACTTCGTTATGGAAGATATGTTTTGATTAAAATGTCTGTTCCTGATTTTGTAAAGGGTGTATACGGGAATGATTTAAAAAAAACCGTTCAGAGAATGATTCAAAGTGGTCTTCGTGTTCGCCTCGCCTCACAAGGATTAACTGGAACAGCATACCTTGAAGTTGACTATTTAAATCCTGAAAAAAATCCTCCTTTGTCAATTGAATGGGAACCAAAAACAATTTATATCCCTTCGGCCCCAAGTACCATCTCTCGTTTCACTGCATCCGTAGATAAGTTTTTCGACAAAGTAGAAAAAGCAGATGTTGATAAAATTCTATTAGGTGTGGGTGAACTCATTCGAAATCTAAACCAAACCATCCAGGAAGCAAAGTTGGGAGATTTGGCACGTGAATCCACTGGGCTTCTCGTTGACCTACGTAAAACAAATGCAGAAGTAAAAGCACTCATCGCTAGTCCTGAAACGCAAGGTTTGCCTAAAAAATTAGATGCATCAGTGACGCAGTTACAAACTACATTAAAACGATTGGATACACTTCTTGCTTCGAATCAAGGTGATATATCTACATCAATTGAAAATTTAAGAATCGCTTCAGAAGATTTAAAAGAAGTAACTTCGAATGCGAAAAAATATCCTTCTCAGTTTCTTTTCGGAGAAGCACCAAACAAGTCTAAACTTTGGAAATAAAAGTATGAAAGCTTTGACCCGTTTTTTCATTTTAATTGGATTCACATTTGTTTTCGCCCAGTGTTTTGGAGTTAGTAAAACATTTCCTGAAAAAAGATTTTTTTTAATCGAAGTTGGTGAAATCAAACAATTGTTTGCTGTTCCGAAACCAAGGACTTTTGTCGTTCGAAAGGTTTTTATTTCTCAAAGATTTGAAGGAAAAGAATTTGTATATCGCAAAGAAAATGCTGTTTACGAATCCGATTTTTATAATGTTTTTTTTATCCCTCCGGCCCATAACTTTAAAGAAGAGTTTGTTCGTTCTCTTTTAAAATCCGGTAACTTTGAATGGGATGCGAGTATGAACACCAGAATCAATGTTACACATTTTATTGAACTAAACCTTTCTCAAATGTATGGAGACTTTCGTACCAAAGAACCAAAAGCGGTTCTAGAGTTTGAGATTGTGGTATATGAAGATAAGGATTCAATTTCTACACCAGTGTTCAGAAAAACTTACAAACAAATCCAACTCATTGAAAAAAAAGATCCCGAAGCTTTGGTCCTTGGTTGGAATCTTGGTCTTACCAATACATTTAATGAGTTGAATGCTGATCTAAGCACTCGGTTAAAATGAGTTTAGAATTCAAATACCTCATAAAGTAACAGTTCTTCTTTACTGTATTTTTTTCTTTAAAAGATACAAAATACATATCGGAAAGGAGGTTGCTTTTCTATTAAAACTAGTGTCAATAGTAAGATCTTAAAGGACGTACTATGAGACTCATCGAATCGATTGCACCATTTTATATTCTACTTCTGCTACTCGAGGTACTTTATACTCGTTTTAAAAAGCAGGATTATTATTTTTACGAAGATTCTTTGGTGGACTTGAGTTTGGGAGTTCTCAGCCGAATATTTGACGGTGTAATCCTACTGGGTTTGGTTTTTGTATACAGTGAGTTATACAAAATTTCTTGGGGAGAAACTTTTCTTTCAAAAATCTTTTTATCAACTTCTTCTCCTTTGCATTGGATTCTCCTTTTTATAATCCTTGATTTTTTGTTTTATTGGGCTCATCGATATAGCCATGAAATCAAAGTATTGTGGGCCTCTCATGTAGTGCATCATTCAAGTGAAGAATTTAATTTGTCTGTTGCTCTTAGGCAGTCATTTGTTCGTAATATAGGAATCGGACTTTTTTATTTGCCACTTGCGCTTCTTGGTTTTCCAGTTGAGTCTTATTTGATCATTGATGCATTAAATCGTACATACCAATTCTGGGTTCATACTCGCACCATTAAAAAACTCAACAAGTGGTTTGAATTTATATTTGTGACACCATCTCATCATAGGGTCCACCACGCAATGAATCCAGAATATATTGATAGAAACTATGGAGGAGTGTTTATATTTTGGGATCGTCTCTTTGGAACTTTTTGTGAAGAAAAACAAGAACCTAGGTATGGCCTTGTTTCTCAACTGAAAACTTATGATCCTGTGACGGCGGAACTTCATGTGTTCCGTGATTTGTTTGGTGATTTATGGAAAACAAAATATAAATGGCAAGGGATCCGTTCTTTTTTTTCTTATCCTTCAGTTCGGCCTGATGACCTACAATCGATTCTTGATCGTGGTGTCAGAGATCCAAAAATTTGGCTGAATCACAACAGATGGGATATAGATAGAAAATCCAGATTACCTCAATACAGACACAAAGCCGGAACTTCAATGGATCGAATTTATCTTTTGATTTCATTTTTGATTCCAACTGTTATTACTTTATATTTTTTAAAAAGAATGCATCTTTATTCTTTAGGAGAAATTGTTTCTGTGTTTTATCTTTTGGTTTTTTCCTTTGTTTCCTTGGGAAAACTTCTAGAAGGAGAAAGGATATGGTTTCGATTTGAGATTCCAAAATATATTTCTTGGCTTGTGCTTCTCGGCTACTTTTTCTTATAGTAGGAAAAGATGAAATATTTACATACAATGATTCGTGTTTTGGATTTGGATCGTGCTTTGCATTTTTTTGTGGAGATCCTTGGTTTAAAAGTCACACGAAGGAATGAACACCCGGAAGGCAAATTCACTCTTGTGTTTTTGTCTACAGGTGATGCGGACGCACCTGAGATCGAACTCACATACAATTGGGGTCAAACAGATCCATACACAGTCGGTAGAAATTTTGGCCATTTGGCATATGAAGTAGATGATATATATCTTACTTGTGAACGAATCAAAGAATTGGGAGTTGTAATCAATCGACCACCGCGTGATGGCCGTATGGCTTTTGTTAGGTCACCTGACCTTATTTCAATTGAACTTTTACAGAAAGGTAGTCCTTTACCTCCAAAAGAACCTTGGGCCTCAATGCCAAATACTGGTGAGTGGTAGGTTTGAAAAAAAAACCAAAAAT is a genomic window containing:
- a CDS encoding ABC transporter ATP-binding protein — protein: MKEKPIIRVEHLTTGYGHTVIMEDISFEVNRGEIFGILGGSGCGKSTVLKNMIGLTSPFSGRIWIDEDDIVLAEGKKKIEIWNRIGVMYQQSALFGSMSLLENIRLPLEEFTKLPLAIMNEIAMTKLKMVGLFPFAHLYPAELSGGMKKRAAIARAMAMDPEILFLDEPSAGLDPITSVELDHLIIRLSRTLGVTFVIVTHELPSVFTMADRVIVLDKSKKGIIAEGKPKDLKEKSKDPFVKQFFNRIPQESSQL
- a CDS encoding VOC family protein, whose translation is MKYLHTMIRVLDLDRALHFFVEILGLKVTRRNEHPEGKFTLVFLSTGDADAPEIELTYNWGQTDPYTVGRNFGHLAYEVDDIYLTCERIKELGVVINRPPRDGRMAFVRSPDLISIELLQKGSPLPPKEPWASMPNTGEW
- a CDS encoding MlaD family protein — protein: MNQSNKIYFKVGVFVLVSFFTLILFLIVFTAGNIFQRSVSLETYFDESVQGLDIGSPVKHRGVKVGTVQEITFVQNEYSDKLTEDTELRYGRYVLIKMSVPDFVKGVYGNDLKKTVQRMIQSGLRVRLASQGLTGTAYLEVDYLNPEKNPPLSIEWEPKTIYIPSAPSTISRFTASVDKFFDKVEKADVDKILLGVGELIRNLNQTIQEAKLGDLARESTGLLVDLRKTNAEVKALIASPETQGLPKKLDASVTQLQTTLKRLDTLLASNQGDISTSIENLRIASEDLKEVTSNAKKYPSQFLFGEAPNKSKLWK
- a CDS encoding ABC-type transport auxiliary lipoprotein, LBF_0736 family; amino-acid sequence: MKALTRFFILIGFTFVFAQCFGVSKTFPEKRFFLIEVGEIKQLFAVPKPRTFVVRKVFISQRFEGKEFVYRKENAVYESDFYNVFFIPPAHNFKEEFVRSLLKSGNFEWDASMNTRINVTHFIELNLSQMYGDFRTKEPKAVLEFEIVVYEDKDSISTPVFRKTYKQIQLIEKKDPEALVLGWNLGLTNTFNELNADLSTRLK
- a CDS encoding sterol desaturase family protein, which encodes MRLIESIAPFYILLLLLEVLYTRFKKQDYYFYEDSLVDLSLGVLSRIFDGVILLGLVFVYSELYKISWGETFLSKIFLSTSSPLHWILLFIILDFLFYWAHRYSHEIKVLWASHVVHHSSEEFNLSVALRQSFVRNIGIGLFYLPLALLGFPVESYLIIDALNRTYQFWVHTRTIKKLNKWFEFIFVTPSHHRVHHAMNPEYIDRNYGGVFIFWDRLFGTFCEEKQEPRYGLVSQLKTYDPVTAELHVFRDLFGDLWKTKYKWQGIRSFFSYPSVRPDDLQSILDRGVRDPKIWLNHNRWDIDRKSRLPQYRHKAGTSMDRIYLLISFLIPTVITLYFLKRMHLYSLGEIVSVFYLLVFSFVSLGKLLEGERIWFRFEIPKYISWLVLLGYFFL